One Rhizoctonia solani chromosome 3, complete sequence genomic region harbors:
- a CDS encoding extracellular metalloproteinase MEP, translating to MTLLTKLASIALLIASGVIAAPWSHQSRVSSTTHHTRALGPHNIKIRSFHPSSTFETYGVTGVDHPLSKRALKASSSEAAKSFLESKTEIHPSEITHRTSHSSENISNEFFNQEINGIKVANAVANVALKENRVISYGANFVKPKNIASATPIFQQEKAIENAEFVTGAKYNSYPVELQYIITDSGDAVLTYTIEVQNDDTFELYHVHVDASDGEVVSVVDFVSSATAYRVTPFTSQDLSDTGFSLITDPFDELASPNGWHRYGTTNTTDTSGNNVRAYVAGNAGYETTVQSSSTNIYNYVRDPTLSVYQGTNPDAARVNVFYIANMMHDLTYRYGFTEKTWNFQQDNRGLGGAENDRMEIRVQGNSIGIITVPADGRPAMMELGIWSQGDGAFQNDVTIHEYTHGIVGRLTGGGTAKCFQTTEAFGLNEGWADALPNLIQRTSAEDRDFLYAKWANGKNLRTYPYSTNKTTHPRMYGDSGTNSDTLAIAELWAVIWHEITVALMKEHGFASNLFDPTLTNGNTMTLHLIIDGLIAQPCNPTFIDARNAVIQADANRYNGANKCTLWKAFAKRGLGYGATTTKINSEILPPEC from the exons ATGACTCTTCTTACTAAACTCGCTAGCATTGCATTGTTGATAGCCTCAGGAGTTATTGCTGCCCCTTG GAGTCATCAATCGCGAGTATCCAGCACCACCCATCACACACGAGCGCTGGGCCCGCACAATATCAAAATCCGATCATTTCATCCTTCATCTACCTTTGAG ACCTATGGTGTTACAGGCGTAGATCACCCTCTGTCCAAACGAGCTCTGAAAGCATCTTCATCCGAAGCTGCCAAATCATTCCTCGAGTCCAAGACTGAAATTCATCCCAGCGAGATCACTCACAGAACAAGCCATTCAAGTGAAAACATTTCGAACGAGTTTTTTAACCAAGAAATT AATGGTATTAAAGTTGCTAATGCAGTTGCGAACGTTGCGCTGAAAGAAAACCGGGTTATATCATACGGGGCCAATTTTGTGAAACCCA AGAACATTGCGTCCGCTACTCCCATTTTCCAGCAGGAAAAGGCAATAGAAAATGCTGAGTTTGTGACAGGAGCCAAGTACAATTCTTATCCAGTCGAGCTTCAGTACATCATCACGGACTC TGGCGACGCGGTGCTCACATACACAATCGAGGTTCAGAACGATGATACATTTGAGTTGTACCACGTACACGTGGATGCTTCCGATGGAGAGGTGGTTAGCGTTGTGGATTTCGTTTCCTCGGCCACGGCC TACCGCGTTACCCCATTCACATCTCAGGATCTTTCGGACACCGGGTTCAGCTTGATTACCGACCCATTCGATGAACTTGCATCTCCTAACGGGTGGCATCGGTACGGCACAACGAATACGACCGATACCTCTGGCAACAATGTAAGAGCCTATGTTGCTGGTAACGCAGGATACGAAACGACCGTCCAATCAAGTTCGACCAACATATATAATTATGTACGGGACCCAACCCTTTCAGTGTATCAAGGCACTAACCCAGACGCCGCACGAGTGAACGTATTTTACATAGCGAACATGATGCACGACCTTACT TACCGGTATGGGTTTACCGAGAAAACGTGGAACTTTCAACAAGACAATCGAGGACTTGGAGGTGCTGAAAATGATCGCATGGAAATTAGGGTACAAGGTAATTCAATTGGGATAATCACCGTACCCGCGGATGGTAGACCTGCCATGATGGAACTCGGCATATGGTCCCAGGGAGACGGCGCATTTCAAAATGACGTTACCATCCACGAGTACACTCATGGGATTGTCGGTCGCCTGACTGGGGGTGGAACTGCTAAATGTTTCCAGACAACTGAGGCCTTTGGTCTCAACGAAGGTTGGGCCGATGCACTCCCCAATTTAATACAACGAACAAGTGCAGAGGACAGGGATTTTTTGTATGCAAAATGGGCGAACGGGAAGAATCTCCGAACGTATCCTTACTCGACAAACAAGACAACTCATCCGCGCATGTATGGAGATTCAGGCACAAATTCTGACACACTTGCTATTGCTGAGCTCTGGGCGGTAATTTGGCATGAAATTACTGTGGCCTTGATGAAGGAGCA TGGATTTGCTTCAAATCTATTCGACCCAACCTTGACAAATGGAAACACCATGACTCTCCATCTCATAATCGATGGGTTGATAGCGCAGCCTTGCAATCCCACGTTCATCGATGCCCGAAACGCCGTTATTCAAGCCGATGCTAATAGGTATAATGGCGCGAACAAGTGCACTCTATGGAAAGCATTCGCTAAGCGTGGTTTAGGATATG GTGCGACAACTACCAAAATCAACTCGGAGATATTGCCCCCTGAGTGCTGA
- a CDS encoding ankyrin repeats, with translation MSLSIHNAALQNQASLVRSLLNAEPQLLNAKDADERTALHWAASSGAIEIAQDLIANKATIDPKDNSGWTPLMIAVSAGHENIVQELLGAGADVNVTNDKGLTPLHYAASKGRVDVGKLLIARGADINSKDRAGQHPLHRAASAGHDAFLSLLLNPPEGRPKTRLNTGDRLGNTPLHLAFDSAHAAAAVVLIEAGADRSRLNSDGQAPEEIDGVGGQEQKRAREYVIQRCGPA, from the exons ATGTCACTTTCTATACACAATGCTGCTCTCCAAA ACCAAGCATCCCTTGTGCGATCTTTGTTGAATGCTGAACCCCAACTCTTGAATGCCAAGGACGCA GATGAGAGGACCGCGCTACACTGGGCAGCCTCTTCTGGGGCGATAGAAATTGCTCAAGATCTAATAGCTAATAAAGCAACAATCGACCCCAAAGATAACTCGGGGTGGACCCCGTTGATGATAGCAG TTAGCGCTGGCCATGAGAATATTGTTCAAGAACTCCTTGGTGCTGGTGCAGATGTAAATGTCACCAACGACAAAGGGTTGACACCATT ACATTACGCTGCATCCAAAGGAAgagtggat GTTGGCAAGTTGTTGATTGCTCGTGGAGCAGAT ATCAATTCCAAGGATAGAGCGGGTCAACACCCTTT ACATAGAGCTGCCTCCGCAGGACACGATGCCTTTCTGTCGTTATTACTCAACCCACCCGAAGGGCGACCAAAGACACGGCTTAACACTGGTGATCGCCTTG GCAACACACCGCTCCATCTAGCATTTGATTCTGCGCATGCTGCCGCGGCAGTCGTTTTGATCGAGGCCGGCGCAGATAGATCCCGA CTAAATTCTGATGGCCAAGCGCCAGAAGAGATCGACGGCGTAGGGGGACAAGAGCAAAAACGCGCTCGGGAATACGTCATTCAGAGATGTGGTCCGGCTTGA
- a CDS encoding RF-1 domain protein: MTRKATSGLLTQVVYMMKARPYRPEEAKRLARGWVKEFVDQGGIPKREFEIGYSRSSGPGGQHVNKTNTKATVRLPVNCRWIPEWAKSDLRKHMTFYVVRSDSLQVSSDVHRSQSQNLAECLKKINAQIESAASSAIPKPPDVEKLKRIAKHEATFGRAQKEIKQRSKAIKQGRAKVRPE; encoded by the exons ATGACACGCAAAGCTACCAGTGGGTTGCTCACTCAGGTGGTTTACATGATGAAGGCACGCCCCTACCGCCCA GAAGAGGCGAAAAGACTGGCCCGGGGCTGGGTCAAGGAATTCGTAGATCAAGGGGGAATACCGAAGCGGGAGTTTGAGATCGGATATTCTAGAAGTAGTGGTCCAGGAGGACAG CATGTGAACAAAACGAACACGAAAGCGACAGTCCGTTTACCCGTAAACTGCCGCTGGATACCGGAATGGGCGAAGAGTGACTTGAGAAAACAC ATGACATTTTATGTTGTGCGGAGTGACTCCCTTCAAGTTTCCAGTGATGTACATCGTTCCCAAAGTCAGAATTTAGCAGAATGCTTGAAAAAG ATCAATGCACAGATTGAATCGGCCGCTTCAAGCGCAATACCTAAACCCCCCGACGTGGAAAAGCTGAAACGTATCGCAAAACACGAAGCAACCTTTGGCCGGGCCCAAAAAGAAATAAAACAACGCTCA AAAGCGATCAAGCAAGGTCGAGCCAAAGTCCGGCCTGAGTGA
- a CDS encoding alpha/beta hydrolase family protein: MSTVRRLQALKNTLSHGVGHVPTVAVASGIRSLSTSRSPLDLAYEKVDPPESKSTSPLLIVHGLYGSKQNWRSLSKAFARKLGRPVYTVDLRNHGESPHSEVMDYTAMASDILQFCQSRSLSDISLVGHSLGGKVVMAFALNPALPPDMLSRLVVVDISPAVGPISPEFRRYIDAMKEIDHANVRTKKEGEEILKKYESDASTRAFLLHNLIAPAKGEPLKFRIPLSAIADAIDGIGEFPYTPGKETWNGATLFVKGAKSKRNMGVMEQFFPNMKLETLDTGHWVLILQSMPRNHKSL, encoded by the exons ATGTCGACTGTACGGCGTCTACAAGCTCTCAAGAACACCCTTTCGCATGGAGTTGGACATGTACCTACTGTAGCTGTAG CTTCGGGAATCAGATCTCTTTCAACGTCAAGGTCGCCTCTTGACCTAGCCTATGAGAAAGTCGATCCTCCAGAGTCGAAATCCACATCCCCATTGCTCATCGTACACGGCCTTTA TGGATCGAAGCAGAACTGGCGCAGTCTTTCCAAAGCGTTTGCGCGCAAATTGGGTCGCCCGGTGTATACCGTC GATTTGAGAAATCATGGGGAGTCGCCTCACTCTGAAGTAATGGACTACACTGCTATGGCCAGCGACATACTTCAATTTTGTCAGTCGAGGTCTCTCTCTGATATTTCACTCGTCGGACACTCTCT AGGAGGCAAAGTAGTGATGGCATTTGCTCTGAACCCAGCATTACCCCCAGATATGCTCTCCCGACTAGTTGTAGTGGACATTTCCCCTGCCGTTGGCCCCATCAGTCCCGAATTTCGGCGATACATAGATGCGATGAAGGAAATCGATCATGCCAACGTCAGAACAAAGAAGGAAGGTGAAGAAATACTGAAGAAATATGAATCG GATGCTTCGACTAGAGCATTTCTACTTCACAACCTCATTGCGCCTGCCAAAGGCGAACCTTTAAAGTTCCGAATTCCTCTTTCTGCCATTGCCGATGCGATCGATGGTATAGGAGAGTTCCCATATACCCCCGGCAAAGAGACATGGAATGGCGCAACCTTGTTTGTCAAGGGCGCCAAGAGCAA ACGTAACATGGGGGTAATGGAACAGTTCTTCCCGAATATGAAACTTGAAACCTTAGATACTGGACACTGGG TTCTCATCCTACAGTCCATGCCGAGAA ACCACAAGAGTTTGTAG
- a CDS encoding carbohydrate esterase family 10 protein, with amino-acid sequence MYLLQPLILFVTYVSAVSVPITIQGANGVSYLGAFDETLNQDIFQGVPFGQPPVGSLRFKPPVAWAPKSAPVTLNATALGPSCHQGTSTILFVSEDCLTINIRRVHNSTSSSRLPVMVWIYGGGFYNGDVTEYTGRLLLPKAASLGNPVVYVSFNYRLGVFGFPPGIASASAGAQNLGLYDQRLALEWVNKNIAYFGGDPAKVTIFGESAGAISVSYQTMYNGGNIGGLFHGAIIQSGSPSSRNTPAPSNAAREIAYEFIVNATGQLSQANRDVLKISSELHSLDQGPVAFGPTVVPGDSFLPEKPADIIHDGRFADVPIINGVQFDEGTAFSGNTSTTQDVIEWLTSTRPGLTFGISDDAAIRQLLAYYPDDPTLGSPYGSGSELFGRPQQYKRLSSIVGDLLFQSAHRDHLRTATKFRVNSWSYTFTQFIPTTLPPYFAAQYGVRHAGEILFVFQNLPINAPPEMTQLADTVTNYWTSFAYNLDPNPIGSRKEVYWPKYGANATSLSLQGGNVTLMKDDYRQAQIEFIIGNPSLYN; translated from the exons ATGTACTTGCTACAACCGCTGATCCTTTTTGTGACCTATGTATCCGCCGTCTCCGTTCCTATCACTATTCAGGGTGCCAATGGAGTATCCTATCTTGGAGCTTTTGATGAGACTCTCAATCAAGATATTTTTCAGGGTGTTCCGTTTGGACAACCTCCGGTTGGCTCACTTCGATTTAAGCCTCCGGTAGCTTGGGCTCCCAAATCAGCACCCGTGACGCTGAATGCTACTGCTCTAGGGCCTTCATGCCATCAAGGAACGAGCACCATTTTGTTTGTATCAGAGGATTGTCTGACTATTAATATTA GAAGAGTTCACAATTCAACTAGTAGTAGCCGTCTACCTGTTATGGTTTGGATCT ATGGTGGAGGATTCTACAATGGAGATGTGACGGAATATACTGGTCGTCTCCTCCTTCCAAAGGCTGCATCGTTG GGAAACCCCGTCGTTTACGTCTCGTTCAATTACAGGCTTGGAGTATTTGGAT TTCCTCCTGGAATAGCATCGGCAAGTGCAGGGGCTCAGAATCTGGGATTGTATGACCAACGACTTGCACTGGAGTGGGTTAACAAGAACATAGCCTACTTTGGGGGTGATCCAGCAAAG GTTACAATCTTTGGTGAATCGGCAGGCGCGATTAGTGTCTCTTACCAAACTATGTATAATGGTGGTAACATTGGCGGCTTGTTTCACGGGGCTATAATACAATCGGGCTCACCTTCCTC CCGTAATACCCCCGCGCCGTCAAACGCTGCACGCGAGATCGCATATGAGTTCATCGTCAATGCTACAGG CCAGTTGAGTCAGGCAAACCGTGATGTGTTAAAG ATATCCAGCGAGCTCCACTCACTTGACCAGGGACCGGTGGCTTTTGGTCCAACTGTAGTTCCGGGAGACTCATTTCTCCCTGAAAAACCAGCGGATATCATTCACGATGGGAGATTTGCTGACGTTCCGATCATTAATGGCG TTCAGTTCGACGAAGGAACAGCATTCTCTGGGAACACATCCACTACTCAAGATGTCATTGAATGGCTGACCTCGACCAGACCAGGCTTAACATTTGGGATCAGTGACGATGCGGCAATTCGACAGCTCTTAGCCTATTATCCGGATGACCCGACTCTCGGATCACCCTATGGAAGCGGTAGTGAGCTATTCGGACGTCCTCAGCAGTACAAACGTCTATCAAGTATAGTAGGGGATCTTTTGTTTCAG TCAGCCCACAGGGACCATCTTCGTACCGCAACAAAATTCCGCGTGAATTCTTG GTCATATACGTTTACCCAGTTCATTCCAACAACTTTGCCGCCTTACTTCGCGGCGCAATACGGCGTTCGCCATGCTGGAGAAATTTTATTTGTTTTTCAGAATCTGCCCATTAATGCACCTCCAGAAATGACTCAGCTTGCCGATACAGTCACTAATTATTG GACTTCTTTTGCTTATAACCTAGATCCTAATCCCATAGGATCTCGTAAAG AGGTGTACTGGCCCAAGTATGGTGCTAACGCCACCAGCTTAAGTCTCCAGGGCGGGAACGTCACTCTCATGAAAGATGATTATCGTCAGGCTCAAATTGAATTCATTATTGGTAACCCCAGCCTGTATAACTAG
- a CDS encoding Dyp-type peroxidase family — MSQAPLTALNPDVVDLNNVQGDIIPGFPKKKEQFIFFVIRDAVKFKSAIPTLKVTSTADVVEARKNIEDQKSRLGGGLVPLAFLNIAFSKSGLKELDITEDLGDQPFALGQLRDAENLGDDGVTEADGFHPSWEQAFKNRVDGVLVVAGESWVSVAAKVAEAMAVLTTSVRVVYTLKGSVRPGEQKGHEHFGWEDGISNPIVEGIGEPLPGQRVVPPGVILCGKAQDPVSNRPAWTTEGSFLAFRQLEQLVPEFHKFLADNPIDLPGLTREQGSELLGARLVGRWKSGAPIQLAPTHDDPKLAKDPQRNNDFVYPQAPGDEGQTECPYAAHIRKTNPRNDLDFLETNPDRPVNAVQKSSILRAGIPYGPEVTLSEKLEQFTEFARGLAFVSYQSSLAKGFQFIQKSWANAPNFPPAAQKEVEAGFDPIIGQKNGQSRETLGTSAGSQLTLPRDFVISRGGEYFFSPSIKALKTKFAGIDA, encoded by the exons ATGTCTCAAGCACCACTTACTGCACTGAATCCGGATGTCGTCGACTTGAATAACGTTCAGGGCGATATTAT TCCCGGGTTCCCCAAGAAGAAAGAGCAATTCATTTTCTTTGTCATTCGGGACGCTG TCAAGTTCAAGTCGGCTATCCCTACCCTAAAGGTAACCTCGACAGCCGATGTAGTTGAAGCGCGCAAGAATATAGAAGATCAAAAGTCCCGACTAGGCGGCGGCCTTGTCCCGCTTGCTTTCCTGAACATTGCATTCTCCAAATCTGGATTGAAAGAGTTGGATATCACCGAAGACCTCGGCGACCAACCTTTTGCGCTAGGCCAGCTGCGTGATGCTGAAAATCTTGGCGACGATGGAGTGACCGAAGCTGACGGTTTCCACCCATCCTGGGAGCAAGCATTCAAAAATCGTGTAGATGGCGTTCTCGTCGTCGCCGGCGAATCGTGGGTATCGGTCGCTGCCAAGGTTGCTGAAGCTATGGCGGTCTTGACTACGTCTGTTCGAGTAGTCTATACCCTTAAGGGCTCCGTTCGACCTGGCGAACAGAAA GGACACGAGCACTTTGGATG GGAAGACGGAATCTCCAACCCAATAGTGGAAGGCATCGGAGAGCCTCTTCCTGGCCAGCGTGTCGTCCCTCCAG GCGTAATCCTTTGCGGAAAGGCCCAAGACCCTGTCTCCAACCGACCTGCGTGGACGACTGAGGGTAGCTTCTTGGCTTTCCGACAACTCGAGCAACTCGTTCCAGAATTCCACAAGTTCTTGGCCGACAATCCAATCGACCTTCCAGGGCTCACGCGTGAGCAGGGCAGTGAACTACTTGGAGCGCGATTGGTCGGACGTTGGAAGAGTG GCGCTCCCATTCAATTGGCTCCAACCCATGACGATCCGAAACTTGCTAAGGACCCTCAACGGAACAATGACTTTGTCTATCCTCAAGCCCCAGGTGACGAAGGACAAACCGAGTGCCCCTACGCAGCACATATCCGCAAGACCAACCCCCGCAACGACCTCGATTTCCTCGAGACGAATCCCGATCGCCCGGTCAATGCTGTCCAAAAATCAAGTATCCTCCGCGCTGGTATTCCATATGGACCTG AAGTGACGCTTTCCGAGAAACTCGAGCAATTTACCGAGTTTGCGCGAGGCCTTGCGTTTGTATCTTACCAAAGCTCTTTGGCAAAAGGATTCCAATTTATCCAGAAGA GCTGGGCGAATGCTCCCAACTTCCCTCCTGCCGCTCAAAAGGAAGTCGAGGCCGGATTCGATCCAATAATTGGGCAGAAGAATGGCCAGAGCCGCGAGACGCTGGGAACTTCGGCTGGGTCTCAGCTTACGCTCCCGAGGGACTTTGTGATCTCTCGTGGTGGAGAGTACTTCTTCTCCCCATCGATTAAGGCGCTGAAGACAAAGTTTGCTGGTATCGATGCCTAA